The following proteins are encoded in a genomic region of Spirosoma sp. SC4-14:
- a CDS encoding cellulose synthase family protein translates to MEISVLILYGLALLLLFLYNCGQLSLIIIYLRSEQKRRMAALWADAWQSHTLPRVTIQLPVYNELYVVERLIDAIAQLNYPNDKLDIQVLDDSTDETVQIIAAKVKHYRQQGLAIEHIRRPERNGFKAGALAYGLEFARGDYVAIFDADFVPDPDFLLKTIPHFNDPEVGIVQTRWQHLNENFSLLTQLQAFGLNAHFTIEQSGRYAAGLLANFNGTGGVWRKTAIADAGGWQSDTLTEDLDLSYRAQLRGWKFVYREDVGSPAELPVAMNALKSQQYRWMKGAAECARKLFGNVLQTPGVSFSRKLHAFFHLFSSATFILVLILGVMSVPLIYIRHRHPEWETVFFIINLFQINLLILISFYGIPFWLLKQASKAKLAWYFPMYSSLMMGLSLHNTIAVIEGYMGRKTPFIRTPKFNVVKANDRWDANKYINRQLSWLTLVEGILAVYFLGGLVLAFYIHDFRMFFLHIMFMVGFGMVFVYSVVHAGHRPTSSSVGLTRPVAVGV, encoded by the coding sequence ATGGAAATCTCGGTCCTGATTCTGTATGGGCTGGCTCTACTGTTATTGTTTCTGTATAACTGTGGGCAATTAAGCCTGATTATTATATACCTGCGTTCGGAACAAAAACGCCGGATGGCCGCTCTGTGGGCCGATGCGTGGCAGTCTCATACGCTGCCACGGGTAACTATACAATTGCCTGTCTACAACGAACTTTATGTTGTTGAACGATTGATTGATGCTATCGCCCAACTAAACTATCCGAACGATAAACTCGATATTCAGGTGCTCGACGATTCGACCGACGAGACAGTACAGATCATTGCTGCCAAAGTAAAACACTATCGGCAGCAGGGACTCGCTATTGAGCACATTCGTCGGCCCGAACGAAACGGATTTAAAGCCGGTGCCCTGGCCTACGGGCTCGAATTTGCCAGGGGGGACTATGTGGCCATATTCGACGCCGATTTTGTGCCTGACCCGGATTTTCTGCTTAAAACCATTCCGCATTTTAACGATCCGGAAGTTGGAATTGTCCAAACTCGCTGGCAACACCTGAATGAGAATTTTTCGTTACTCACCCAGTTGCAGGCTTTCGGCCTGAATGCGCATTTTACTATTGAGCAAAGCGGGCGATATGCGGCTGGTTTGCTGGCCAATTTTAACGGAACGGGTGGCGTATGGCGGAAAACGGCCATTGCTGATGCCGGAGGCTGGCAAAGTGACACACTGACCGAAGATCTGGATTTAAGCTATCGGGCGCAGCTTCGTGGCTGGAAATTTGTTTACCGCGAAGATGTAGGCTCGCCAGCCGAACTGCCCGTAGCCATGAATGCACTCAAATCGCAGCAGTATCGCTGGATGAAAGGAGCTGCCGAATGTGCCCGCAAGCTGTTTGGTAACGTGCTGCAAACACCTGGCGTATCGTTTTCGCGTAAGCTACATGCCTTTTTTCACCTGTTCAGTAGCGCTACCTTTATTCTGGTGCTGATTCTGGGCGTGATGAGCGTTCCGCTGATTTACATACGGCATCGGCACCCGGAGTGGGAAACGGTATTTTTTATCATTAATCTGTTTCAGATCAATCTGCTCATTCTGATTTCGTTCTATGGCATTCCGTTCTGGCTCCTCAAACAAGCCAGTAAAGCTAAACTAGCCTGGTATTTTCCGATGTATTCGTCGCTGATGATGGGCCTGTCGCTCCACAATACCATTGCGGTTATTGAAGGCTATATGGGGCGGAAAACCCCATTTATCCGAACTCCTAAATTTAATGTAGTCAAAGCAAACGATCGCTGGGATGCCAATAAGTATATTAATCGGCAATTGAGCTGGCTTACCTTAGTGGAAGGGATATTGGCAGTATATTTTCTGGGTGGGCTGGTGCTGGCGTTCTATATTCACGACTTTCGCATGTTCTTTCTGCATATCATGTTTATGGTTGGGTTTGGCATGGTGTTCGTATATTCGGTTGTTCATGCAGGACATCGCCCAACGAGTTCGTCGGTTGGGTTGACGCGTCCGGTGGCGGTGGGTGTATGA
- a CDS encoding L-rhamnose mutarotase has protein sequence MQRFCLALDLKDDPELIRQYEQWHAKGSGWPEVRANDLKAGILDLQIYRTGNRMFMILETDDAFSFEKKRELDAASPHVQEWERLMWQFQQPLPWAREGEKWVLMDQIFQFEKEA, from the coding sequence ATGCAACGATTCTGCCTGGCACTCGACTTAAAAGATGATCCTGAACTGATTCGCCAATACGAACAATGGCATGCCAAAGGGAGTGGCTGGCCAGAAGTGCGGGCCAACGATTTGAAAGCCGGAATTCTGGATTTACAGATTTATCGGACCGGTAATCGGATGTTTATGATCCTGGAAACAGATGATGCGTTTAGCTTCGAAAAGAAGCGGGAACTGGATGCCGCCAGTCCGCACGTACAGGAATGGGAACGCCTGATGTGGCAGTTCCAGCAACCGTTACCCTGGGCCAGAGAAGGGGAAAAATGGGTGCTGATGGACCAAATCTTTCAGTTTGAAAAAGAAGCGTAG
- a CDS encoding aldo/keto reductase, with protein sequence MQYRQLGKTDLTVSTLSFGASPLGNVFNEVSEEESIRAVHVAIDLGINFFDVAPFYGDTLAEKRLGKALKNKRNAVFLATKCCRYGNGVFDFSYERVLRSIDESLERLQVDYVDLLTVHDIEFGDRQQVLNEAIPAAMKVKEMGKARYIGFSGLPVRYLSQIARQVEVDTVLSWGHYTLLEDEINDELVPLSLEKGFGLMNAAPLMQRILSDAPIPPWQSSPPAVKAIQPTLIALCREYGLALSDVALNYAVRHPVIATTIVGMSESHQVGQNLRALQLSVPDELFQRIEKLVAPVKNQMWFEGRPENNIPKPNGQDD encoded by the coding sequence ATGCAGTATCGTCAGTTAGGCAAGACGGACTTGACTGTTTCAACGCTCAGTTTTGGCGCGTCTCCGCTAGGAAATGTATTTAATGAAGTATCCGAAGAGGAAAGTATACGTGCCGTTCATGTAGCCATCGATCTGGGCATTAATTTCTTCGATGTAGCTCCTTTTTACGGCGATACACTGGCCGAAAAGCGGCTAGGCAAGGCGCTGAAAAACAAACGAAATGCTGTTTTCCTGGCTACCAAATGCTGTCGGTACGGAAATGGCGTATTCGATTTTTCCTACGAGCGGGTGCTGCGGAGTATCGATGAGTCGCTGGAGCGCCTACAGGTCGATTATGTAGACCTGCTGACCGTCCATGACATTGAGTTTGGAGACCGGCAACAGGTATTGAACGAGGCTATTCCGGCAGCTATGAAGGTCAAAGAGATGGGCAAGGCGCGTTATATTGGATTCTCGGGGCTCCCCGTACGCTATCTGTCGCAGATTGCCCGACAAGTGGAGGTCGATACAGTATTATCCTGGGGGCACTATACGCTGCTGGAAGATGAGATCAACGACGAGCTGGTGCCTCTTTCCCTTGAAAAAGGATTTGGGTTAATGAATGCCGCCCCACTGATGCAGCGGATTTTGTCGGATGCCCCAATTCCGCCCTGGCAAAGCTCCCCTCCCGCCGTGAAAGCCATCCAGCCCACCCTAATAGCATTGTGTCGGGAGTACGGTCTGGCCTTGAGCGATGTCGCGTTGAATTACGCCGTACGTCATCCGGTGATTGCTACCACCATTGTTGGCATGTCGGAGTCGCATCAGGTCGGGCAGAACCTGCGGGCGCTGCAACTCAGTGTCCCCGATGAATTATTTCAACGCATCGAAAAGCTGGTAGCGCCAGTAAAGAATCAGATGTGGTTTGAAGGAAGACCAGAAAACAATATCCCTAAACCGAACGGTCAAGATGACTAA
- a CDS encoding cupin domain-containing protein: MENHKKPVAVGPGEGKSVSVVGDTYRILISGKETSGAFATIDMLIPPGGGPGPHAHAAFEESFYVIEGEIEVKSEFGTYTATKGSFVNIPKGGVVHGFKNTTQQTAHLLCTVVPAGLEMFFEEIGQPVVAGQFLPVPHFDAETIKKLQAIASRYGQQVFPPDYLG, encoded by the coding sequence ATGGAAAATCACAAAAAACCGGTTGCTGTAGGGCCTGGCGAAGGGAAAAGCGTTTCTGTAGTGGGTGACACCTACCGAATCCTGATTAGTGGAAAAGAAACAAGCGGAGCTTTTGCCACGATTGACATGCTTATCCCGCCCGGCGGTGGACCTGGACCGCATGCCCATGCAGCTTTTGAGGAATCTTTTTATGTGATCGAAGGCGAAATTGAAGTCAAATCTGAGTTTGGCACCTATACAGCCACTAAAGGATCATTTGTCAACATTCCAAAAGGGGGCGTGGTACACGGCTTCAAGAATACTACCCAGCAAACGGCGCATTTGCTGTGCACTGTGGTACCAGCCGGTCTGGAAATGTTCTTCGAGGAGATCGGTCAACCGGTTGTTGCCGGGCAGTTCCTGCCTGTACCCCATTTTGATGCAGAAACCATTAAAAAACTACAGGCAATTGCCTCAAGGTATGGCCAGCAAGTTTTTCCGCCCGATTATTTGGGGTGA
- a CDS encoding zinc-binding alcohol dehydrogenase family protein, whose product MTKQPALVLVKPGQTEIREIDLPTPGPEDVLLQVNQVGFCGGDLNGFRGLFELQEYPNVLGHEVGATVVETGSQVPGQFQPGMHVTLNPYLNCGVCLSCRKGRPNACQDNKTMGVRRPGAMTRLISVPWQKLHSSATLSTRELALVEPLTVGFHAVSRGRVVAGEKVAVIGCGIVGMGAVAGAVHRGAEVIAIDIDDAKMRTASLAGAAHTINTTRVDLHQALMDITNGDGPDVIIEAVGHPTTYRAAVDEVAYTGRVVYIGYAKKPVDYHTGTFVRKEIEILGSRNCLGEFPEVIDYLEAGKFPVDAVISRVVSLDEAGAALAEWSENPGPITKIMVNFDTLPN is encoded by the coding sequence ATGACTAAACAACCTGCTTTGGTCCTGGTTAAGCCCGGACAAACCGAAATACGTGAGATCGACCTCCCCACACCCGGCCCGGAGGACGTATTGTTACAGGTGAATCAGGTAGGGTTCTGTGGGGGCGACCTCAATGGCTTTCGGGGTCTGTTCGAATTACAGGAATACCCAAATGTACTGGGCCATGAGGTAGGGGCTACAGTGGTGGAAACGGGGAGCCAGGTACCAGGCCAGTTCCAGCCGGGGATGCACGTTACCCTAAATCCGTATCTGAATTGTGGCGTTTGCCTTTCCTGCCGAAAAGGTCGACCCAATGCCTGCCAGGACAATAAAACCATGGGCGTTCGCCGACCCGGTGCAATGACCCGGTTGATTAGCGTTCCCTGGCAAAAGCTGCACAGTTCCGCTACCTTATCTACCCGAGAGTTAGCCCTGGTCGAGCCGCTAACGGTAGGCTTCCACGCCGTGAGCCGGGGGCGGGTCGTTGCGGGCGAAAAAGTGGCTGTTATCGGTTGCGGCATTGTGGGTATGGGGGCTGTAGCGGGTGCCGTTCATCGGGGAGCGGAGGTGATTGCCATCGACATCGACGATGCCAAAATGCGAACGGCTAGTCTGGCTGGAGCGGCCCATACCATCAACACAACCCGCGTTGATTTGCACCAGGCCCTGATGGACATCACCAACGGCGACGGTCCTGACGTGATCATTGAAGCCGTTGGGCATCCGACTACTTACCGGGCTGCTGTCGACGAGGTAGCGTATACGGGACGCGTGGTTTACATTGGTTATGCCAAAAAACCTGTCGACTACCATACGGGCACGTTTGTTCGAAAAGAGATCGAAATTCTGGGTTCCCGCAATTGTCTGGGCGAATTTCCGGAAGTGATTGACTACCTGGAAGCCGGAAAATTCCCGGTCGATGCAGTGATTAGCCGGGTTGTTTCGCTGGATGAAGCGGGAGCGGCTCTGGCCGAATGGTCGGAAAATCCCGGCCCGATCACAAAGATTATGGTCAATTTTGATACCCTGCCGAACTGA
- a CDS encoding DUF2520 domain-containing protein: protein MEISFIGAGNLAWHLAPALENAGHHINEVYSRQLQHTRQLVSYLYDARTHSDLNFADSPSQLFILAVPDDAIEAVCARLVLPENSILVHTSGSQSLRALQNWVTVYSDVPVQTGVFYALQTFSKGQSFMDFNEIPLCLEASDKETEDLLVKLGQDVSDIVYLITSAERRTLHLAAVFACNFTNHLLAIAHDLTTDNGLEFDLLQPIIRETIRKGLAASDPADVQTGPARRGDLTTIESHLAQLEQQPRLAEIYQIISENIQQRYIK from the coding sequence ATGGAAATATCCTTTATTGGCGCAGGCAACCTGGCCTGGCATCTGGCACCAGCTCTGGAAAACGCTGGTCACCACATCAATGAGGTGTATAGTCGTCAGCTTCAGCACACTCGTCAGTTGGTTAGCTATCTCTACGACGCACGAACGCACTCCGATCTGAATTTTGCCGACAGCCCATCACAACTTTTCATTCTGGCCGTTCCCGACGATGCCATTGAAGCAGTATGTGCCCGGCTGGTGCTGCCCGAAAATTCTATTCTTGTCCACACATCGGGCAGCCAATCGTTGCGGGCATTGCAAAACTGGGTTACAGTTTATAGCGACGTGCCGGTTCAGACTGGAGTCTTTTATGCGTTACAGACATTTAGCAAAGGGCAGTCGTTTATGGATTTCAACGAAATTCCACTCTGCCTTGAAGCCTCCGACAAAGAAACCGAAGACCTTCTTGTTAAACTAGGGCAGGACGTAAGCGATATTGTTTACCTGATTACCTCTGCCGAACGTCGAACACTACACCTGGCCGCTGTTTTTGCCTGTAATTTCACCAATCACCTACTGGCTATTGCCCATGATCTGACTACAGACAATGGCCTGGAGTTTGACCTTCTGCAACCGATCATTCGTGAAACGATTCGGAAAGGCCTGGCCGCCAGTGACCCGGCCGACGTTCAGACTGGGCCGGCCCGCCGGGGCGATCTGACAACCATTGAAAGCCATCTTGCCCAACTGGAACAGCAACCCCGGCTGGCTGAAATCTATCAGATTATTTCTGAAAACATACAGCAACGTTACATAAAATAA
- a CDS encoding glycosyltransferase family 2 protein: MLSILVIIPAFNEENSVGNVVREIPASLVDEIVVVNNNSNDLTAVEAARAGATVLNEPIQGYGRACLKGIAYAQNRQQKPDVVVFIDADYSDFPGEMPLVVAPILNHEADLVIGSRALGHRQRGAMTPQQLFGNWLATRLLRWLYGVRYTDLGPFRAIRFDALLALKMQDKTYGWTVEMQLKAAKQGLRITEVPVNYRKRIGFSKISGTVKGTVLAGYKIITTIFKYW, translated from the coding sequence TTGCTTTCTATTCTTGTCATTATTCCGGCTTTTAATGAAGAAAATTCTGTTGGTAATGTTGTGCGGGAAATTCCTGCCAGTCTTGTCGATGAAATAGTGGTAGTCAATAACAATTCGAACGACCTGACGGCGGTGGAGGCTGCCCGGGCTGGAGCTACGGTACTGAACGAACCTATTCAGGGCTACGGGCGAGCGTGTCTGAAAGGAATTGCGTATGCTCAAAACCGCCAGCAAAAACCGGATGTGGTCGTTTTTATTGATGCCGACTATTCGGACTTTCCTGGCGAAATGCCACTGGTGGTGGCACCAATTTTGAACCATGAGGCCGATCTGGTAATTGGATCGCGGGCGTTGGGCCATCGGCAACGGGGGGCAATGACTCCGCAGCAGTTGTTTGGCAATTGGCTGGCCACCCGATTGCTGCGTTGGCTTTATGGGGTTCGGTACACCGATCTGGGGCCGTTTCGTGCTATTCGGTTCGACGCGTTGCTGGCACTAAAGATGCAGGATAAAACCTATGGCTGGACGGTTGAAATGCAGCTCAAAGCAGCTAAACAGGGCTTACGAATCACTGAAGTACCCGTCAACTACCGGAAACGAATCGGGTTTTCGAAAATATCAGGAACCGTAAAAGGAACGGTACTGGCCGGGTATAAGATTATTACAACAATTTTTAAATATTGGTGA
- a CDS encoding NAD(P)-dependent alcohol dehydrogenase, with the protein MRKVMYNQFGDESVLELVEQAVPAIQKDQLLIRVKAVSINPLDWKVYGGEMKLMSSSKFPKSVGIDFSGIVEQTGSAVSRFKPGDAILGLLDVFKGGALADYIAVNETDVALKPAHTSFEQAAALPLTGLSALQILDQLATVGPNQNVLINGATGGIGLFAIQIAKKRGTQVTAVVSTKGVAEAKKWGADTVIDYIKQPINQLTQQFDAVIDLSTKLAFTDAKRLMKPKAIFVSTLPSPLTLLSSFVNNLFSGKKHKILILKPTVEGLNTLAQLAENDLQIVLDKTYTLSTIREAYREARRGKLIGKSVIVLD; encoded by the coding sequence GTGAGAAAGGTAATGTATAACCAGTTTGGCGACGAAAGCGTACTGGAGTTAGTCGAACAAGCGGTGCCCGCTATCCAGAAGGATCAACTACTGATTCGCGTAAAAGCGGTTTCCATTAATCCCCTGGATTGGAAGGTGTATGGTGGAGAAATGAAATTGATGTCGAGTTCTAAATTTCCCAAATCGGTAGGCATCGACTTCTCGGGTATTGTTGAGCAAACAGGCAGCGCCGTTTCGCGTTTCAAGCCGGGTGACGCAATACTTGGCTTACTGGACGTATTCAAAGGGGGAGCTTTGGCCGATTACATTGCCGTCAATGAGACCGATGTAGCACTAAAACCCGCCCATACCTCGTTTGAGCAGGCAGCGGCCTTACCTTTAACCGGCCTCTCGGCCCTACAGATCCTGGATCAACTGGCTACCGTGGGCCCTAATCAGAATGTGTTGATTAACGGAGCTACCGGAGGAATTGGCCTATTTGCCATACAGATTGCAAAAAAACGCGGTACCCAAGTAACGGCTGTTGTTAGTACGAAAGGCGTTGCGGAGGCAAAAAAATGGGGTGCCGATACCGTAATCGATTATATAAAGCAACCGATCAATCAGCTAACTCAACAGTTCGACGCAGTGATTGACTTATCCACAAAACTTGCCTTTACCGACGCAAAGCGGCTGATGAAACCCAAAGCAATCTTTGTCAGTACGCTGCCCTCTCCCCTGACACTTCTTTCCTCGTTTGTCAATAATCTCTTTTCGGGTAAAAAACATAAAATTCTGATCCTGAAACCAACCGTCGAAGGGCTCAACACCCTGGCTCAGCTAGCAGAAAACGACCTACAGATCGTGCTGGATAAAACATACACGCTCTCCACTATCAGGGAAGCTTACCGGGAAGCTCGTCGGGGTAAATTGATAGGAAAGTCGGTCATTGTTCTTGACTGA
- a CDS encoding AraC family transcriptional regulator: protein MLFSFTATPDFDFMTYFAHHIEATVQNGLLVMPDYLGQGYMRKLAFGADFKITIHRYVLREDLVINRNASGQGNDLITVFFYSNEQDLEIAYNDDPKVLFSQRDESAIQVTSNDLSSSIRFPAHQHIHYVVVAITPPRLKELLAVNNPNSVLQTVTGSGNSFLFFESMAAETKLLLKNMAAVDMNDGLSNFYMQIKVQELLYLVFHKLSLRESTAHQTINSADVERLLYVRNEILSDLSVPPVIRELAQVAAMSETKLKQLFKQTFGTSIYNYYQQARMEEAAFLLKQGKHSVGEVGYELGFSNLSHFSRLFEKHYGLNPKRYSYS from the coding sequence ATGCTATTCAGTTTTACTGCTACACCCGATTTTGATTTTATGACGTACTTTGCCCATCATATAGAGGCAACGGTACAGAACGGCCTGCTGGTGATGCCCGATTATCTTGGACAGGGCTATATGCGCAAGCTAGCCTTCGGGGCAGATTTCAAGATCACTATTCACCGTTACGTGCTCAGAGAAGATCTTGTTATCAACCGCAATGCTTCCGGCCAGGGCAACGATCTGATTACCGTCTTTTTTTACAGCAACGAGCAGGACCTTGAGATCGCTTATAACGATGATCCCAAGGTCCTGTTTTCGCAGCGCGATGAGTCGGCCATCCAGGTTACCTCCAACGATTTGAGTTCAAGCATACGATTTCCCGCTCATCAACACATTCATTATGTGGTGGTTGCCATAACGCCACCCCGGCTGAAGGAATTATTGGCGGTCAACAACCCGAATTCGGTACTCCAGACGGTTACCGGTAGTGGAAATTCTTTCCTTTTTTTCGAAAGCATGGCAGCGGAAACCAAGCTACTGCTTAAAAACATGGCCGCTGTGGATATGAATGATGGCCTGAGCAACTTCTACATGCAGATCAAGGTGCAGGAATTGCTGTATCTGGTTTTTCATAAACTGTCCTTGCGGGAAAGCACTGCTCACCAAACCATCAACAGTGCCGATGTAGAACGACTCCTGTATGTACGCAATGAGATCCTCAGCGACCTGAGCGTACCACCAGTAATCCGTGAACTGGCGCAGGTAGCAGCCATGAGCGAAACCAAACTAAAACAGCTTTTCAAGCAAACGTTTGGTACTTCCATCTACAATTATTACCAGCAGGCCCGAATGGAAGAAGCAGCCTTCCTCCTGAAACAGGGCAAGCATTCTGTTGGCGAGGTAGGTTATGAGCTGGGTTTTTCCAATCTGAGCCACTTCAGCCGACTGTTTGAAAAGCATTATGGCTTAAACCCGAAGCGGTACTCCTATTCATAA
- a CDS encoding YCF48-related protein: protein MKQLISSFLVYFATVTSVLAQWQFQAVQTDASFRAVSVASPDIAWVGGTKGTFIRTVDGGKTWQAGTVPDAQTCDFRDVQAIDAQTAFLMSAGPAEKGQARIYKTTNGGQTWTLLYQTQQQGVFFDGMDFWDKQHGIVFSDPIDGKWFILTTGNGGKTWQPLPAGNLPAMQPNEAAFAASGTSLVVQGKRNVWIASGGGTNGRVFRSTDRGQTWSVANTPLPAGDATGLFGLHFFSEKAGIAVGGNYKQEQQPGPNAAITRDGGQTWQLLAQTDPPGLKEAIALLPGDRIIAVGPSGTSLSADQGQTWQKLDTDGFHSLACAKGTCYAVGAKGKIAIQRFK, encoded by the coding sequence ATGAAGCAACTCATCAGCAGCTTTTTAGTCTATTTCGCCACTGTTACATCCGTTTTGGCTCAGTGGCAGTTCCAGGCCGTTCAGACCGATGCCAGTTTCCGGGCCGTCAGCGTCGCCAGTCCAGACATCGCCTGGGTTGGCGGAACAAAAGGAACATTTATCAGAACCGTCGATGGTGGTAAAACCTGGCAAGCGGGAACCGTTCCGGACGCTCAAACCTGCGATTTTCGGGATGTACAGGCCATCGATGCCCAAACTGCCTTCCTTATGAGCGCCGGTCCGGCCGAAAAAGGCCAGGCCCGCATCTATAAAACGACCAACGGTGGCCAAACCTGGACCCTGCTTTATCAAACCCAACAGCAAGGCGTTTTCTTCGATGGAATGGACTTTTGGGACAAACAGCACGGTATTGTATTCAGCGACCCCATCGATGGTAAATGGTTTATACTGACTACCGGCAACGGCGGTAAAACCTGGCAGCCCCTACCAGCAGGCAATTTGCCCGCCATGCAACCCAATGAAGCTGCTTTTGCTGCCAGCGGTACGAGTCTGGTGGTACAGGGTAAACGTAATGTCTGGATTGCATCGGGTGGCGGCACAAATGGGCGCGTTTTTCGCTCTACCGACCGTGGTCAGACCTGGAGTGTCGCGAACACTCCTCTCCCGGCGGGCGATGCAACTGGCTTATTTGGGTTGCATTTTTTCAGCGAAAAAGCGGGGATTGCTGTAGGAGGTAACTACAAGCAGGAACAGCAACCGGGTCCTAATGCCGCCATCACCCGCGACGGGGGCCAGACCTGGCAACTCCTTGCCCAAACCGATCCGCCCGGTCTTAAAGAAGCGATTGCCCTTCTTCCCGGCGACCGCATCATTGCCGTTGGTCCGTCGGGAACGAGCCTTTCGGCCGATCAGGGCCAAACCTGGCAGAAACTCGACACCGACGGATTTCATTCGCTGGCCTGCGCCAAAGGAACCTGCTACGCCGTTGGCGCCAAAGGCAAAATTGCCATACAGCGGTTTAAATAA
- a CDS encoding sugar phosphate isomerase/epimerase family protein, translating to MKSCVTIALVSAIKTGPWIYWNDLETSMAKAAALGFDAVELFTPAADTVSLSLLTDLTHRYNLNVAAVGTGAGKVLYGLTLTDPDPQIRASAIAFIGAMISFGATVGAPAIIGSMQGNVAPGIEKEQALNWLADGLSELGQLAESKGVKLIYEPLNRYETNLINDLNTGVEFIRALPTRQVVLLADLFHMNIEEQSLPESIRAAGSYIGHVHFADSNRRPIGLGHTAMEEVATALREIGYTGYVSAEAFPYPNPDQAARQTIQSFKMYFG from the coding sequence ATGAAATCCTGTGTCACCATTGCGCTGGTTTCCGCTATCAAAACGGGTCCCTGGATTTACTGGAATGATCTGGAAACGAGTATGGCTAAGGCAGCCGCCCTGGGCTTCGACGCTGTGGAGCTATTTACGCCCGCTGCGGATACCGTCAGCCTAAGCCTGTTAACCGATTTAACTCATCGATACAACCTGAACGTAGCGGCTGTGGGCACTGGAGCGGGAAAAGTACTATATGGCTTAACGCTGACTGACCCTGATCCGCAGATTCGGGCCAGCGCCATCGCTTTTATTGGGGCTATGATTTCGTTTGGTGCCACCGTTGGCGCTCCGGCCATTATTGGCTCCATGCAGGGCAATGTGGCTCCGGGGATTGAAAAAGAGCAAGCGTTAAACTGGCTGGCCGACGGTTTGTCCGAATTGGGCCAGCTAGCTGAATCCAAAGGAGTAAAGTTGATTTATGAACCCCTGAACCGCTACGAAACCAACCTGATCAATGATCTCAACACGGGAGTTGAGTTTATCCGGGCTCTGCCTACCAGGCAGGTCGTTCTGCTGGCCGATCTGTTTCACATGAATATTGAAGAGCAATCCCTACCAGAGAGCATTCGCGCGGCAGGCTCCTATATCGGCCATGTCCACTTTGCCGATAGCAACCGGCGACCGATTGGGCTGGGGCACACGGCTATGGAGGAAGTGGCTACAGCTCTTCGTGAAATTGGGTATACCGGGTATGTTTCAGCCGAAGCGTTTCCCTACCCCAATCCTGATCAGGCGGCCCGGCAAACCATCCAGTCGTTCAAAATGTACTTTGGCTAA